In Larimichthys crocea isolate SSNF chromosome VI, L_crocea_2.0, whole genome shotgun sequence, one genomic interval encodes:
- the LOC104919375 gene encoding uncharacterized protein LOC104919375, with the protein MKHLKLILTCCSVSAAMDGVLEGAAVLCVCKLACSLLFLPSLAASHSPVSFCCCCLLIFTDFLVAVFLSFLCIFESWLTELTQLGDVIALRFLLFLSHTYGVVLLLTTPLIAVETLSRLLWPHSAVAYRAVSQRVTNSNAQRCYVRMETVEEEEADGDNPDKDIKKSLSYVVSYLCCLSVWVVVALNVRWRWKLEEVWAAVCLHKTNSLIRCLPNLFSPMSSTVNPCWVMAFLSLLLILLTMSMGLQRRQQAGAQMVRTQREKHGVNNNGISYWQDLVPALTAPTKTVNPGTSVSECVDPEKTESSCTVHRACSWNSAQMLACHHGDFVLISPECLSAGQEPKTGIPVTFSTEDHVDSQYRSQCGWLQRGFPCLEVNVMIEFVGVLSIFVLPLNLSVNILLIRTIETLLEQCIKSLVTSAANANSTYTPHKETPA; encoded by the exons ATGAAACATTTGAAGCTCATATTGACATGCTGCTCTGTGAGTGCAG ccATGGATGGTGTATTGGAAGGAGCGgcggttttgtgtgtttgtaaactGGCCTGCAGTCTCCTCTTCCTGCCCTCGCTGGCTGCCTCCCACAGTCCTGtgagcttctgctgctgctgcctcttgATCTTCACCGACTTCCTGGTCGCAG tTTTTCTGAGTTTCCTTTGCATCTTTGAGTCCTGGCTGACTGAGCTGACCCAACTCGGTGATGTGATTGCCTTGCGCTTCCTGCTTTTTCTCAGCCACACATATGGGGTAGTGTTGCTCCTGACCACACCTCTGATTGCTGTGGAGACTCTGAGCAGACTACTGTGGCCTCACTCTGCTGTTGCTTACAGGGCAGTGAGTCAAAGAGTGACCAACTCAAATGCACAACGTTGTTATGTTAGGATGGAAACcgtggaagaggaggaagcgGACGGTGACAATCCagacaaagacataaaaaagagTTTGTCTTATGTTGTCAGTTACCTCTGCTGCCTATCAGTGTGGGTCGTCGTCGCCCTTAATGTCAGGTGGCGATGGAAGCTGGAGGAAGTGtgggctgctgtttgtttgcacaAAACCAACTCCCTCATCAGATGTTTGCCCAACCTGTTTAGCCCCATGTCCAGCACTGTAAATCCCTGCTGGGTCATGGCCTTCCTTTCGCTTCTCTTGATCCTCCTGACCATGAGCATGGGCCTGCAAAGACGTCAGCAGGCTGGTGCACAGATGGTaaggacacaaagagagaaacatggAGTTAACAATAATGGCATCAGTTACTGGCAGGACCTTGTTCCGGCGCTGACTGCGCCCACCAAGACGGTGAACCCTGGGACTTCAGTATCAGAGTGTGTTGAcccagagaaaacagagagcagcTGCACCGTTCACAGAGCGTGTTCCTGGAATAGTGCGCAGATGTTGGCGTGTCACCATGGAGACTTTGTCCTCATCTCCCCCGAGTGTTTATCTGCAGGACAGGAGCCAAAGACAGGTATACCTGTGACATTTAGCACGGAGGACCACGTGGACTCACAGTACAGGAGCCAGTGCGGGTGGCTACAGAGGGGTTTCCCCTGCCTGGAGGTGAATGTAATGATAGAGTTCGTGGGTGTGCTCTCCATCTTTGTGCTGCCTCTAAACCTCAGTGTGAACATTCTTCTGATCAGGACTATAGAGACTCTGCTGGAGCAGTGTATCAAATCTTTAGTTACATCTGCAGCAAACGCAAACAGCACATACACCCCTCATAAAGAAACACCTGCATAA